In Lutra lutra chromosome 13, mLutLut1.2, whole genome shotgun sequence, one genomic interval encodes:
- the FAM166B gene encoding protein FAM166B isoform X4, with product MAMTSTFIPGLNPKNPHYIPGYTGHCPLLQFSMGQTYGQMTGQLLRGSPGLAWPPAHRTLLPPIRPPASPEVPRQSLPVRRGHERLSSSMIPGYTGFVPQAQFIFAKNCSRVWAEALNAFTQWSGGQGSQELPKESKGKKDTEKDQEPKLESELEAEKEPELQQEVEQVRPRRVEGVQRLPPIPWMTKILASSSCQALQEFGQMYSGGRPQKDPKPLPPLSRTYPQNLGLLPNYGGYVPGYKFQFGHTYGHLTHDALGLTTLQKQLLV from the exons ATGGCTATGACCAGCACCTTCATACCAGGGCTGAACCCTAAGAACCCTCATTATATCCCAGG GTACACTGGACACTGCCCACTACTTCAGTTCAGCATGGGCCAGACCTATGGGCAGATGACCGGTCAGCTACTTCGAGGATCTCCTGGCCTAGCCTGGCCCCCTGCTCATCGCACACTTCTGCCTCCCATCCGGCCTCCAGCATCTCCTGAGGTTCCCAGGCAAAGCCTGCCTGTCAGGCGTGGGCATGAAAGGCTCAGCTCCAGCATGATCCCTGGGTACACAG GTTTTGTGCCCCAGGCACAGTTCATCTTTGCCAAGAACTGCAGCAGGGTCTGGGCTGAGGCTCTAAATGCTTTCACTCAGTGGTCTGGGGGACAAGGCAGTCAAGAGCTGCCAAAGGAGTCCAAGGGTAAAAAAGACACCGAGAAAGACCAAGAGCCAAAGCTGGAgtcagagctggaggcagagaaggagccaGAGCTGCAGCAAGAGGTGGAACAAGTGAGACCAAGAAGGGTAGAGGGGGTCCA AAGGCTTCCCCCTATTCCATGGATGACAAAGATCCTCGCAAGTTCTTCATGCCA GGCACTGCAGGAATTTGGACAGATGTATTCAGGGGGCAGACCCCAGAAGGATCCCAAACCTCTCCCTCCACTTTCTAGGACCTACCCTCAGAACCTGGGCCTTTTACCTAATTATGGGGGCTATGTGCCAG GGTATAAGTTCCAGTTCGGGCACACATATGGGCATCTCACCCATGATGCACTGGGCCTCACCACCCTCCAGAAGCAGCTCCTGGTGTAG
- the FAM166B gene encoding protein FAM166B isoform X2: protein MAMTSTFIPGLNPKNPHYIPGYTGHCPLLQFSMGQTYGQMTGQLLRGSPGLAWPPAHRTLLPPIRPPASPEVPRQSLPVRRGHERLSSSMIPGYTGFVPQAQFIFAKNCSRVWAEALNAFTQWSGGQGSQELPKESKGKKDTEKDQEPKLESELEAEKEPELQQEVEQASPYSMDDKDPRKFFMPGPTLRTWAFYLIMGAMCQGISSSSGTHMGISPMMHWASPPSRSSSWCRYLDFKVFLLCLPIPVILLEGREVGPRVRGGTKRNGLEAEHLFY, encoded by the exons ATGGCTATGACCAGCACCTTCATACCAGGGCTGAACCCTAAGAACCCTCATTATATCCCAGG GTACACTGGACACTGCCCACTACTTCAGTTCAGCATGGGCCAGACCTATGGGCAGATGACCGGTCAGCTACTTCGAGGATCTCCTGGCCTAGCCTGGCCCCCTGCTCATCGCACACTTCTGCCTCCCATCCGGCCTCCAGCATCTCCTGAGGTTCCCAGGCAAAGCCTGCCTGTCAGGCGTGGGCATGAAAGGCTCAGCTCCAGCATGATCCCTGGGTACACAG GTTTTGTGCCCCAGGCACAGTTCATCTTTGCCAAGAACTGCAGCAGGGTCTGGGCTGAGGCTCTAAATGCTTTCACTCAGTGGTCTGGGGGACAAGGCAGTCAAGAGCTGCCAAAGGAGTCCAAGGGTAAAAAAGACACCGAGAAAGACCAAGAGCCAAAGCTGGAgtcagagctggaggcagagaaggagccaGAGCTGCAGCAAGAGGTGGAACAA GCTTCCCCCTATTCCATGGATGACAAAGATCCTCGCAAGTTCTTCATGCCAG GACCTACCCTCAGAACCTGGGCCTTTTACCTAATTATGGGGGCTATGTGCCAG GGTATAAGTTCCAGTTCGGGCACACATATGGGCATCTCACCCATGATGCACTGGGCCTCACCACCCTCCAGAAGCAGCTCCTGGTGTAGGTACCTGGACTTCAaggtctttcttctctgtcttcctatCCCAGTCATCCTTTTGGAAGGAAGAGAAGTGGGCCCGAGGGTGAGGGGAGGCACAAAGAGAAATGGTTTGGAGGCCGAGCACCTTTTTTATTAA
- the FAM166B gene encoding protein FAM166B isoform X1 yields MAMTSTFIPGLNPKNPHYIPGYTGHCPLLQFSMGQTYGQMTGQLLRGSPGLAWPPAHRTLLPPIRPPASPEVPRQSLPVRRGHERLSSSMIPGYTGFVPQAQFIFAKNCSRVWAEALNAFTQWSGGQGSQELPKESKGKKDTEKDQEPKLESELEAEKEPELQQEVEQASPYSMDDKDPRKFFMPGFTGYVPRARFLFGSSFPVLTNRALQEFGQMYSGGRPQKDPKPLPPLSRTYPQNLGLLPNYGGYVPGYKFQFGHTYGHLTHDALGLTTLQKQLLV; encoded by the exons ATGGCTATGACCAGCACCTTCATACCAGGGCTGAACCCTAAGAACCCTCATTATATCCCAGG GTACACTGGACACTGCCCACTACTTCAGTTCAGCATGGGCCAGACCTATGGGCAGATGACCGGTCAGCTACTTCGAGGATCTCCTGGCCTAGCCTGGCCCCCTGCTCATCGCACACTTCTGCCTCCCATCCGGCCTCCAGCATCTCCTGAGGTTCCCAGGCAAAGCCTGCCTGTCAGGCGTGGGCATGAAAGGCTCAGCTCCAGCATGATCCCTGGGTACACAG GTTTTGTGCCCCAGGCACAGTTCATCTTTGCCAAGAACTGCAGCAGGGTCTGGGCTGAGGCTCTAAATGCTTTCACTCAGTGGTCTGGGGGACAAGGCAGTCAAGAGCTGCCAAAGGAGTCCAAGGGTAAAAAAGACACCGAGAAAGACCAAGAGCCAAAGCTGGAgtcagagctggaggcagagaaggagccaGAGCTGCAGCAAGAGGTGGAACAA GCTTCCCCCTATTCCATGGATGACAAAGATCCTCGCAAGTTCTTCATGCCAG GCTTCACTGGTTACGTGCCCCGTGCCCGCTTCCTCTTCGGCTCCAGCTTTCCTGTCCTCACCAACCGGGCACTGCAGGAATTTGGACAGATGTATTCAGGGGGCAGACCCCAGAAGGATCCCAAACCTCTCCCTCCACTTTCTAGGACCTACCCTCAGAACCTGGGCCTTTTACCTAATTATGGGGGCTATGTGCCAG GGTATAAGTTCCAGTTCGGGCACACATATGGGCATCTCACCCATGATGCACTGGGCCTCACCACCCTCCAGAAGCAGCTCCTGGTGTAG
- the FAM166B gene encoding protein FAM166B isoform X3, protein MAMTSTFIPGLNPKNPHYIPGYTGHCPLLQFSMGQTYGQMTGQLLRGSPGLAWPPAHRTLLPPIRPPASPEVPRQSLPVRRGHERLSSSMIPGYTGFVPQAQFIFAKNCSRVWAEALNAFTQWSGGQGSQELPKESKGKKDTEKDQEPKLESELEAEKEPELQQEASPYSMDDKDPRKFFMPGPTLRTWAFYLIMGAMCQGISSSSGTHMGISPMMHWASPPSRSSSWCRYLDFKVFLLCLPIPVILLEGREVGPRVRGGTKRNGLEAEHLFY, encoded by the exons ATGGCTATGACCAGCACCTTCATACCAGGGCTGAACCCTAAGAACCCTCATTATATCCCAGG GTACACTGGACACTGCCCACTACTTCAGTTCAGCATGGGCCAGACCTATGGGCAGATGACCGGTCAGCTACTTCGAGGATCTCCTGGCCTAGCCTGGCCCCCTGCTCATCGCACACTTCTGCCTCCCATCCGGCCTCCAGCATCTCCTGAGGTTCCCAGGCAAAGCCTGCCTGTCAGGCGTGGGCATGAAAGGCTCAGCTCCAGCATGATCCCTGGGTACACAG GTTTTGTGCCCCAGGCACAGTTCATCTTTGCCAAGAACTGCAGCAGGGTCTGGGCTGAGGCTCTAAATGCTTTCACTCAGTGGTCTGGGGGACAAGGCAGTCAAGAGCTGCCAAAGGAGTCCAAGGGTAAAAAAGACACCGAGAAAGACCAAGAGCCAAAGCTGGAgtcagagctggaggcagagaaggagccaGAGCTGCAGCAAGAG GCTTCCCCCTATTCCATGGATGACAAAGATCCTCGCAAGTTCTTCATGCCAG GACCTACCCTCAGAACCTGGGCCTTTTACCTAATTATGGGGGCTATGTGCCAG GGTATAAGTTCCAGTTCGGGCACACATATGGGCATCTCACCCATGATGCACTGGGCCTCACCACCCTCCAGAAGCAGCTCCTGGTGTAGGTACCTGGACTTCAaggtctttcttctctgtcttcctatCCCAGTCATCCTTTTGGAAGGAAGAGAAGTGGGCCCGAGGGTGAGGGGAGGCACAAAGAGAAATGGTTTGGAGGCCGAGCACCTTTTTTATTAA